Genomic segment of Thermococcus sp. 21S7:
CTGGTGGACGTTGGCAACGTTCTGGGGAAGATTGACGTTGTGGAAGACTTCGAGTATCATCTGGCACTCTACGCCAGAATCGCGCGAAAGGTCCCGAAGGGAAGTAGAAATCACACGGTGGTACTTGGAATAGAGAAGTTCACCT
This window contains:
- a CDS encoding DUF257 family protein, with translation LVDVGNVLGKIDVVEDFEYHLALYARIARKVPKGSRNHTVVLGIEKFTFTFLEDPSKVERYFETITRKYLDIRGKMSFMFLNVD